DNA sequence from the Chondrinema litorale genome:
TCCATTAATTTTTCATTTTTAGTAGGTATATAACTACTTTTTGTAATTGATATACAATTACCCTTTTCATTATTTACTAGCTCTTTAAAACCTTTAATTTGCTTTCCATTCGCATTATAAATTGGACGTTCTTCCACATCCCAAGATATAGTTTTATCTAGTGTTAAGTTCATTACAATAAATTTTAAAGTGAGAATATATAGTGCTATTTGCGATCTGTACAAGTTAGTACAGGGCAATCATTAATATAAAATTCGGATTTTGAATAAATATTAAACTCAAAATTGTTTATTATTTAAATTAAGTATTTGGATTTCTATACTAATATTGTGAGACTTATTAGTATATAAATATACAAGTGGAGACTATTTTTGATAGTATATTTCTTATTATCTACTACAATAAATAGGCGTTTAAAATTATATTCTAAAAAAGGATTATTGACTTTTATTAATCCTATATAATGATTTTTATTCTTTTTTAGCTTGATATTTACTTTCCCTAATTGAGCGTATGTGCTTTCTAATTCTAGAGAATCTTTTTTTAGAAATACGTCAATTTTTAACTCTTTACTTTCCTTATTCATACTTATTTTACAATACTTTATTAAGGAATCTTTTTCAAAATGGAAAGATAGAGATTTTAATATCTTTTCTTTTTTGTGAAAATAATTTGCCTTTAAGATACTACTAAATCCAAAAATAAGCAGTACCATAATTAAGAATTGCGACTTTTTATTTGTTAGCATTTTTTTACAACTTTATAGTGATTTTTAATATTTGTATATTATAAATATAATATTTTATTGTTAAATATCAAACTATATTAGTTTATTTTTATAAACTTTTTTAGTTGTTTTTTATGACTGTTTTCGCTATATTTAAACTGTTATTTAGAGGTGAAAAAATTATAATAGTATGGATTAAATATATTTTTTAATATAAAATCAGATAACTGAAATCTTATGATTTTGGCATTAGTAAATTATGCCTTAACTCAACTGTGCCCAAATTTAAAAATTGTACATGTCCAGATTTTGAGCATTCTGGCACATAGCAAGCAGAAACGTTGCTAAAGCTACGTATGTGCCATTACAAGTCATATGAGAGGGGTTTTATAACTCTATTTTTCTACTCTAGTAGAAAAATATTGATTATATTGCCTTTAATAAATTTATAAGTTGTTTTTATTACTATATCAAGTGGAATATGAATCTTAATAATCTCTCAAAAGAGGTTACTAATACCTCTAAGCAATTGTGTACAATTAAAGTTGATAACACAACACATAACAAGTTAAAAAAGCTAAAAGGAAGATATACATATCAGGAATATATTAAAATAGTAGCTGACTATTTTGAAAAAACTGGTATTGATCCTGATAGTGGAGAAGCAGATATAAAAACTATTGTTAAATCTCTCATAAAGGAAACCAATAGAGTAATCAAAGTTCTAAGAGGAAAGGAAAGAGAAGAGCTGAAAAAGTTTGATGAAATACTAGATGCTCTCACAATGACTATTTATAAAATGAATAGCTCACACTTACCAGCATCTCAAGAAAAAAACACCTCGCCAATTTCACTAAAAAATCCAGTATCTAATAATTCAATTGAAGAAATTAGGAGGGATATAAAAAAGATATATAACACCCTTAATACAAAAGAAAGATGTATTAATCTATTTCAAGAATATTTAAAAAAACAAGATTGGAATAAGAGTACATTTGGTGGTAAATATGTTGAAGACCCTACAGAATTGAATGAAGAGTTTTTGAATAAATTTCATAATTTATAATCAAACTATTTCAATTTATACTAGTAAATAGGTTTTGACAATATAATATTGTTTGCTAACTATGAAGATTAATTATATATCTAAAAATATATAATTAATACTTGTTTTAATTTTGTTTCAATTAGCTATCGCAAATTTTGACAATAATCTTTCATTAGATTATTGTCTATACTTTTTTATGCTCAATAATTTAAACTTCATAACTATAACTAAAAAAGCCTCTAATGAGGTGGTTGATATCTTGACTGAGAATGTAATTGGTACACCAAATAAAGGTATGGTGTATCAACAAATGACAACCAAACAAAAGATTCAAAAAATACCAAATCCATTTTTTGTTTCTTTAAAAAAAGGTAATAAAGTTATTGGTACTTGTTGCTTCTGTAAAAGAGAAAGTTCCAGTAACCTAAAACCATTGATCTCATTCTATATTCGATATTTTACAATTAGAAATCAGTATAGAATAAAAGCCTACACAAAACCTCATAAGAAAAGTAAAAACATTTTAAAAGAAGAAATCCAAGCCATATTGGATGGCGATTTTTTTGAATTAGATCTTTCATCTAAATTTTTTCACTATGCATATGTGGATACTCTAAATAGAAGATCAGCTCAACTATGTGAAGAATTTGGGTTTTCAAAAACACATGACTTTAGCACTTTATTTTTTAGCCGATTAGAGCCCAAAAGAGATCACCAAGTTAGAAGACTTAGTGAAAGTGAAAAGCCAGAAATGAGAAACTTACTTTTAAAGTATTACCAAAACTATAGTATGTTCAGTTTTGATAACCTGTTAAATGATAAGGATTACTTTGTTATTGAAGACTCTGAGCATGGTATAGTGGCTGGCGTTGAAGCTAAAATTGATTACTGGAAAATAATAGAAATACCAGGCATTATGGGAACACTAACATTCAGTATATTACCATATATCCCTTACTTGAATAGACTATTCAATAGAGACTACAGATTTATTAAACTGGAAGGTATCTATGTCAAATCGGGTTTTGAGCATTTACTTGAAAAACTCTTCTCTTCAGTGTTAAAGATAAATAGTATCAATACAGCTATGACATGGGCAGATTGTAGCTCTCCTCTTTATAAAACACTAAAATCTATTGATCTAGGCATATTAAGCAAACTAAAAAAAGAAGTTAATGCTCAAGTCATATGTAAGTTTAAAAATGTTGAGAGCGGCGAAATAGAAAGAATTAGAGAACAACATGCATATGTATCTGGTACAGACTTAACGTAATTGGTTCTATGAAAACTTTATTAGAAAATTCTAAGAAGCAATTATTAGCTCCTTCAGCACAGGTTAAAAGGAAAATAATAATTCTTCTTAATATCACTTATGTCATTCTTACTATTTCATTTTTATCATCTGAGAAGATTACATCAGGATACTTTGTTCCAATAAATGAATTATACATAGTGTATTTTTTAGCTATTGTATTAAATACTTTTTCAGCTCTATATAACATAAAAGTTATACTTTTTAAGCTTGGAAAGACCTCAATAAATTCTTGGATTTGGGAAGTAACTATAAAGCAAAATGAAATTTTTTATGAAAAGCTTTTTGCTACTTTAAGCATTGGCTCTGTTATGCTTATGAGCGCCTGTAACATGCTAGGTATTGGAAATCCTAGTAATGATGCAATACTCACAGACTTTGCACTTGGACATTCTCTAATTTTAGTAGCTGTATTAGTTATAAATAGGAAGGGTGCTTTAATCTGGTTCCTAATTGTTTTTCTTTTACTAATATACGATACATCACGATTAGGGTGGGATTATCAATATCATTACATGACTCCGAGTGAAGTAGAAAGTTATGAAGCAGCATTAAAAAATCAAGAAGATTGGGCGGTCAAAAGGAAAGAAGAATTAAAAGCCAATGGTTTAAACTCACCAAAAGTAACTCGCTATTTTAATACTTGGGCAATATTCATAATTGTATCTTTCATGATTGCCTATTCATTTTATGGAATTACATCAAACATTTTAAAAGTGATTCCAGATGTCATAAAAAATATTGAACAAGCAATTCAAAACAGTGTAAAAGTTGATTATGAATTAAAGCAAAATGAAGCTAGTATAAATGCTTTTATCAACCTTTCTCATGAATTTAAAACTCCTCTAACTTTAATTAGAAACTACTTAGATGAACTCTATATAAAACATGGCAGAAGTGATGAGCTAGATGCTATTAATATTTCTGTCAATAAGATATTAAGAGATGTTGTTAACTTCTTTGATCATCATAGAATTAGTAAGGGAATTAAATTTTATAACCATGATCAAATTGTTGACTTTAGCGAAATACTTATGCAAACAATAATTGCATATAAACCTATTGCTAAAAAGAAAGATATAAGTTTAAACCTGAATATAAAGGATAATAATTTTGTTAAAGCTGATTCTAGTGCGCTTAGCCGAATTATCAACAACTTGATTGATAATTCTATCAAATACAGTGTAAGTGGCGATAAAATAGATATAAATCTAAATTCTGAAAATGACTTTATAATATTTTCTGTGCAAGACAATGGTATTGGAATTCCAGAGGAAAAACTAGAAGCTATCTTTCAACCTTATTATCAAATATCATCAAAGAAAAATGCCATTGATGGAATGGGATTAGGCCTTCCAATGATACAAAGTATTATTGAAGAACTTGGTGGAGAATTAAAAGTCATCAGTGAAGAAAATAAAGGATCAACATTTACTGTAAAATTATTAAAACAATCTGATTCTAAAGGAGACAAACTAGAAAGATATCAAAATTATAACATTGCGCTACAAGAATATTTGCCAACAAAAAATGATAAACCTAAAGATATAATTCATGACACAAACAAACCATTTATAATGATTGTTGAAGACAATTATGAAATGTCTGTTTTCCTAAGCAATACATTAAAAGATAATTACAATCTCTATATAGCCAATAATGGCTCTGATGCTTTTGATAAGTTACAAAAAGGAATACATGTGGATTTAATTATTTCTGATATTATGATGCCTAAAATGGATGGATATGATTTTAGGAAAAAAGTTTTGATAAGTAACTACAACCATATTCCTTTTATGTTTTTAACAGCTAAAAGTAAAGAAATTAATGATAGTGATGTTGACTTGGAAGAAGTTTATTATATATCAAAACCTTTCCGCAAAGATGATTTACAAAGAAAAATTAAAACAATACTTTCTGTTTTAAGGAAACAAAGAATAGCAATAGTTAACAATGCATATATTTCTTTAAATAAAAATAACAATCATATAGAACATTCAAATGAACTCCTTGATGATGAGGTTATACTAAATTGTAAAAGGTTTGAATTGACTCCTAAAGAAACTGAAATAGCAAGAGCAATTATTGAAGGATTAACGTATCAAGAAATAAGCGATAACATGAATGTATCTTTAGCTACAATAAAAAAGCATGTACAGAATACATTTAAGAAAGTTGATGTCAGAAATAAAGTAGGACTTATAAAGAAATTACAAGCATAAAAAAATGGATATAAGATGATTATTTAGTCTCGGAAGTCTTAATTTGAAGTAGTCACGATGAAATCTGACAGTTTGGTTAAATTAAAGTGCGAACTTTTTTATAATCAAATTCAAATACATCATGACTACAAATGACAAGTTAATCAAAACAAAGCTAGGATTATTGAACTTAGCAGTACAATTACGGAACGTTTCCCAAGCTTGCCGAACAATTGGTTATTCCCGAGATAGTTATTATAGAATCAAAGAACTATATGAAACAGGTGGAGAAGCAGCACTACAAGAAGTATCCAAGCGTAAGCCGAACCATAAGAACCGAGTAGATCCTTACATTGAAGAACAGGTCGTAGCGATTGCGTATGAATATCCAGCCTATGGTCAGGTACGTGCGAGTAATGAATTGGCTAAAAAAGGGATAACCGTTTCTGCAGGAGGTATTCGTAGCATTTGGTTGCGGAATGATTTGGAATCTTTTAAAAAGCGTTTGAAATCCTTGGAAGCTAAGGTAGCCAAAGAAGGCGGTATATTGACCGAAGCGCAGTTACAGGCATTGGAAAAAGCAAGGGAAGAAAAAGTAGCCAAAGGTGAAATCGAAACTCAGCATCCAGGTTATTTAGGCAGTCAAGACACCTACTATGTGGGCAATGTAAAAGGAGTAGGTCGTATATATCAACAGACCTATATCGATACTTACTGCAAGGTGGCGCAGGCAAAGTTATATTCCAATAAAGATGCCCTTACCGCAGCAGATTTACTCAACGACAAAGTGTTACCTATGTATGAGGAACAGGATGTAAGGCTGTTACGTATTTTGACAGACAGGGGAACGGAATACTGTGGTAAAATTGAAAAACATCCCTATCAACTTTATCTCGACCTTGAGGATATCGACCATACAAGGACAAAGGCCAAATCACCACAAACCAATGGAATCTGTGAGAGGTTTCATAGGACTATCCAAGATGAATTCTATGCAGTAGTATTCCGAAAAAAAATATTTCGGTCAATATATGAATTACAGATAGAACTGGATGCTTGGTTGGAGTGGTACAATAGACAAAGAACCCATTCAGGAAAACATTGCAATGGCAAGACCCCGTGGGATACTTTTATGGAATCCAAACATTTGGCTTTGGAAAAACAATTGGATCGATTACCTTGGCGTGAGGATAAAGACCGCTCCTCTGGCAATCCCCTCTTGAGCAGTAAACCGGAGGGGTTGGTAGAGGAAAGGGATTTGGGAAGTAGAGACCTAGAAGGTGAAATCAATCTGACAGACAAAAATCAATTATAAGACCATGACTGTCAGATTAAGTCTTGACTATTACACTTAATTATAATGTCTGTTCCACCAAAACGGAGAGATTTATTTTTACCAATCTTACGATTGATTTGATTTTTAAGCTGCTCTTTTAATTCTTCATCAATCTGATCATGATTATCATCCAAATAATCGGATATTTCTCTTGCCTTTTGATCAACTTCTTCAGATGTATTAGCTGACATAACTGTTGTAGCTCCTAATAAATCAATAAGAGTTAATGAAGATTTTGATTTGATTTTACTTGTTAAAAACCAATTTCTGGCAATTTCTAGCATTAATCCAACTATTGAAATTAAAACTACATTTAAAAGTTTTCCTGTATGTACAAATTCTTTTGAAGGATCAACTAAAATATTGTAAATTATCACACCAACAGTCAAACAAACTGTAATTCCCACTGTGATTATTCCGGTGAATGTGGTTCATCGTCATTTTTGGTGGTAAATTAAAAATCTGAATTTCTGGTAGATTTAACAATAAAAAGATGAACCTACTAGAATCCTTACTACCAAAAGTTCCTGCAATACAATTTGAAAAATTCACAATAGATACTGAAGGAAAATATCCTGTGTTGGCAATTGATATTTTACGAACAGCTACTACAGTAGCATGTCCGCATTGTGGGAAAAACAGTCATTATATTCATAGCTACTATTGCAGAACAGTACAGGATTTATCTATATGCAACTTTCATTTAAAATTAAATTTGGGTGTCAGAAAATACTATTGTCAAAATCCTGCATGCAGGTTTAAAATTTTTTGTGAACGACTGGGACCTGAAATACAAGTATATCAACGTAAAACCAATCGGGTAAAACTAGAAATGCAAGCCATAGCTCTTAAAATAGGCGCTAATCCAGCCTCTCAGTTATGTCAAAAATTATTTTTGAATGTAAGTAGTAGTACTTTGCTAAGACTGATGCACAGTAAAAAACTTCAAAAATTCTCTACACCAAGAGTTTTAGGTGTTGATGATTGGGCATTTAGAAAAGGAGATAATTATGGGACAATTTTAGTTGATCTTGA
Encoded proteins:
- a CDS encoding ATP-binding response regulator; protein product: MKTLLENSKKQLLAPSAQVKRKIIILLNITYVILTISFLSSEKITSGYFVPINELYIVYFLAIVLNTFSALYNIKVILFKLGKTSINSWIWEVTIKQNEIFYEKLFATLSIGSVMLMSACNMLGIGNPSNDAILTDFALGHSLILVAVLVINRKGALIWFLIVFLLLIYDTSRLGWDYQYHYMTPSEVESYEAALKNQEDWAVKRKEELKANGLNSPKVTRYFNTWAIFIIVSFMIAYSFYGITSNILKVIPDVIKNIEQAIQNSVKVDYELKQNEASINAFINLSHEFKTPLTLIRNYLDELYIKHGRSDELDAINISVNKILRDVVNFFDHHRISKGIKFYNHDQIVDFSEILMQTIIAYKPIAKKKDISLNLNIKDNNFVKADSSALSRIINNLIDNSIKYSVSGDKIDINLNSENDFIIFSVQDNGIGIPEEKLEAIFQPYYQISSKKNAIDGMGLGLPMIQSIIEELGGELKVISEENKGSTFTVKLLKQSDSKGDKLERYQNYNIALQEYLPTKNDKPKDIIHDTNKPFIMIVEDNYEMSVFLSNTLKDNYNLYIANNGSDAFDKLQKGIHVDLIISDIMMPKMDGYDFRKKVLISNYNHIPFMFLTAKSKEINDSDVDLEEVYYISKPFRKDDLQRKIKTILSVLRKQRIAIVNNAYISLNKNNNHIEHSNELLDDEVILNCKRFELTPKETEIARAIIEGLTYQEISDNMNVSLATIKKHVQNTFKKVDVRNKVGLIKKLQA
- a CDS encoding BfmA/BtgA family mobilization protein, translating into MNLNNLSKEVTNTSKQLCTIKVDNTTHNKLKKLKGRYTYQEYIKIVADYFEKTGIDPDSGEADIKTIVKSLIKETNRVIKVLRGKEREELKKFDEILDALTMTIYKMNSSHLPASQEKNTSPISLKNPVSNNSIEEIRRDIKKIYNTLNTKERCINLFQEYLKKQDWNKSTFGGKYVEDPTELNEEFLNKFHNL
- a CDS encoding ISL3 family transposase → MNLLESLLPKVPAIQFEKFTIDTEGKYPVLAIDILRTATTVACPHCGKNSHYIHSYYCRTVQDLSICNFHLKLNLGVRKYYCQNPACRFKIFCERLGPEIQVYQRKTNRVKLEMQAIALKIGANPASQLCQKLFLNVSSSTLLRLMHSKKLQKFSTPRVLGVDDWAFRKGDNYGTILVDLEKNKPIDLLPDRTSETLKNWLEAHPGIEIISRDRSGAYAEAAKQGAPDALQVADRRVSQTGIY